The proteins below are encoded in one region of Candidatus Neomarinimicrobiota bacterium:
- a CDS encoding SpoIIE family protein phosphatase: MNSAVNNLKGRGIRKIELFSGKYEYGSDYSIFVEGAAKVISENLDAGMTAIFMDSGKAFTLDAMHGVGSGDELKLSVLGGGNFEELLTSTKDFMKLESEMKFRTTENREVCLLCLEAGFNFIIPLKLDKKPVGMIFTESMDAAHFKGKRGVRLRKVLNELSAQLRMGKVNSILELEVRRKNAMLGLAERLSSLLDTEELLKSILDYLIEVVDYNAAGIFLVKSKSGKIRDRYQVGYDKTRLKEIDLKIGKGIIGMSIEQKRAILIPDVSRESQYIAVRPETGSEICVPLIRGEEVIGAFNVENDRTYAYGFDDLEMLTGVSNIAAVAIENSRLFKLFKEKEEIERDLTIAADIQRALLPDILPEVEGVEIAASTIPSKMVGGDLYDISKFASGRIAIAIGDVSGKGIPAAILMANLYASYKGLARANLPAEELVGNLNKLIHGNTEPDRYATFFYAIYDPEEGWLAYCNGGHNPPILIRKGGDVEYLKTGGPAIGFVTDAEYHSSQVNLFSGDRLLLYTDGITEARNKKGDFYGDDRLVELAVKSKVESASAAHDEIMRDIALYTKGVPERSDDITLLIFHIL, from the coding sequence TTGAACTCTGCCGTAAATAACTTAAAGGGGAGAGGAATTCGGAAGATAGAGCTGTTCAGCGGGAAGTATGAATATGGATCCGATTATTCAATTTTTGTCGAAGGTGCTGCGAAAGTAATCTCGGAGAATCTTGATGCGGGGATGACGGCGATCTTTATGGACAGTGGAAAAGCGTTTACTCTGGATGCTATGCATGGCGTCGGATCGGGCGATGAATTGAAATTGAGTGTGCTCGGGGGTGGAAATTTCGAGGAATTGCTTACATCTACCAAAGATTTCATGAAGTTGGAATCGGAGATGAAATTCAGAACGACTGAAAATAGAGAAGTTTGCCTCTTATGCCTTGAGGCGGGATTCAATTTTATTATTCCCTTAAAATTAGATAAAAAACCGGTGGGGATGATATTTACCGAGTCGATGGATGCTGCGCATTTCAAGGGTAAGAGAGGTGTCAGATTGAGAAAGGTGCTCAACGAATTGAGCGCCCAGCTGAGGATGGGTAAGGTAAACTCAATACTCGAATTAGAGGTACGTAGAAAAAATGCCATGCTCGGATTGGCGGAAAGACTCTCATCACTTTTAGATACCGAAGAATTATTGAAATCGATATTGGATTATTTGATCGAAGTTGTGGACTATAACGCCGCAGGAATTTTTCTCGTCAAGAGCAAAAGCGGCAAAATAAGGGACAGGTATCAGGTAGGATATGACAAAACACGGTTAAAAGAGATAGATCTGAAGATCGGTAAAGGGATTATAGGGATGAGCATAGAACAAAAAAGGGCTATTCTTATACCTGATGTATCCCGCGAATCACAATACATAGCCGTCCGGCCTGAAACCGGATCGGAAATCTGTGTACCCCTGATTCGGGGTGAAGAAGTAATCGGCGCTTTTAACGTGGAAAACGACAGAACTTATGCATACGGATTTGATGACTTAGAGATGCTGACGGGGGTATCGAATATAGCGGCTGTGGCTATTGAGAACTCAAGACTTTTCAAATTATTTAAAGAGAAAGAGGAGATCGAAAGAGACCTGACCATTGCGGCGGATATTCAACGGGCTCTTCTGCCGGATATCTTGCCGGAAGTCGAAGGTGTGGAGATCGCCGCTTCGACCATTCCAAGCAAAATGGTCGGCGGAGATTTGTATGACATATCGAAATTTGCAAGCGGCAGGATTGCCATAGCTATCGGCGATGTTTCCGGAAAAGGGATACCGGCGGCAATTCTGATGGCAAATTTGTATGCCTCGTATAAAGGTCTTGCGCGCGCCAACCTTCCTGCAGAAGAGCTGGTTGGAAATTTAAACAAATTAATACACGGCAACACCGAACCGGACAGGTACGCCACTTTCTTCTATGCCATTTATGATCCGGAAGAGGGGTGGTTGGCTTACTGCAACGGGGGACATAACCCGCCGATTCTGATACGCAAAGGAGGTGACGTGGAGTATCTGAAGACAGGTGGTCCCGCTATAGGGTTTGTCACAGATGCGGAATATCATTCGTCTCAGGTTAACCTGTTCTCAGGCGACCGTTTGCTTTTATATACCGACGGCATAACGGAAGCGAGAAATAAGAAAGGGGATTTTTATGGTGATGACAGGTTAGTGGAGTTGGCAGTCAAATCCAAAGTTGAATCCGCAAGCGCTGCGCATGACGAAATAATGAGGGATATAGCATTGTACACTAAAGGCGTGCCGGAGAGGTCTGACGATATAACATTGCTGATTTTTCATATTTTATGA